The Aphelocoma coerulescens isolate FSJ_1873_10779 chromosome Z unlocalized genomic scaffold, UR_Acoe_1.0 ChrZ, whole genome shotgun sequence DNA window AAAACTGGTCACTCACTTTTTCTTTTGGGTGGCCAAACCTTTATGTGTGACAAGCTGTACCTGGTGGatcaaaaggcaaaggagatCATTCCAAAGGCTGACATTCCAAGCCCACGGAAAGAGTTCAGTGCTTGTGCCATAGGCTGCAAAGTGTATATCACTGGGGGACGAGGATCAGAAAATGGGGTCTCCAAAGATGTGTGGGTGTATGACACCCTTCACGAGGAGTGGTCGAAGGCTGCTCCCATGCTGGTCGCTAGGTTTGGCCACGGTTCTGCTGAACTTAAGCACTGTTTGTATGTAGTAGGAGGACACACTGCAGCAACTGGTTGCCTTCCAGCTTCCCCTTCAGTATCCTTGAAGCAGGTAGAACAGTATGACCCCGTGACCAACAAATGGACCATGGTTGCCCCACTGCGAGAGGGAGTAAGCAATGCAGCTGTAGTCAGTGCAAAGCTGAAGTTGTTTGCTTTTGGTGGTACCAGTGTTAGCCATGACAAGCTGCCCAAAGTCCAGTGCTACGATCAGTGTGAAAACAGATGGACAGTACCAGCcacctgcccccagccctggcgcTACACAGCTGCAGCTGTTCTGGGAAACCAGATTTTTATTATGGGTGGAGATACTGAATTCTCTGCATGCTCTGCTTATAAATTCAACAGTGAGGCATACCAGTGGACTAAGGTGGGAGATGTGACAGCAAAGCGAATGAGCTGCCACGCAGTGGCATCTGGAAACAAATTGTATGTGGTTGGAGGCTACTTTGGCATTCAGAGGTGCAAAACATTGGACTGCTACGATCCCACATTAGATGTATGGAACAGCATAACAACTGTGCCATATTCATTAATTCCCACAGCATTTGTCAGCACATGGAAGCACCTCCCCTCCTAATTGTGTATAAGTTGGCAATTAAAAGTTATCAGGTAAGAAATAACACCTTTGAATTTCACTGTAATAATGCTTTTCAAAAaacttttcagcagcagctctgaggaggggtGAGTATGTTTGATGCAATTTTACATCTGGAGCACCTGAGACACATACATTCATGGGCTGTTTTAAGCCAGGCACCATGTCTGTGACAAAGCCAGATGCTGGAAGTAGTTTGCCATATATCTTGCACTGACTTTTACAAGGCCTTTTCCTTCATGATTTAGATGTGAAGGactaagaaaaataacattttcagcTTGTGGAGAAATGCAGATAATCTTTTGGAAATTGGCTCTGCTTTTAAGCACTAAATGCATGCTAAATAAAGGTTCCAGTGCCATTTTCCTGATGACTGAGACTCAGTCACTCTGCATCCAGTAACAGTACCTAAAGAAGATACAGTAAATTCTGATCTGAAGTCTGATAGTGAATTCGCTTGAATTTCCACACTGATGCTTTAGGGAAAGCTGTTGTCTTATGAGAGGTGTTTTACAGGGAGTTCAGGCCTAATTTTCAATCTCACCTAGACAGCATGGTTGCATCTGCATGGATTAAGGTTGCATTTTCTCCattgttacattttaaaaaacagacttttcaaaatacatatatatatgttgaACTAGATATAGTGTCAGGAAGATGTGTAATTAATATTGCTGCCTGAAATAATTACTAGTCTATAGCACACACTGTTCCAAAACAATTTAATTATACATAATGGGCCAAGCTCTTACCAGATGCAACTTCAGCATTGTATCTTCTCACAAGCAAGTCTGAATTTGGTCTTGCTTGATTGGTTGTTGTGCATTTCTTATTTTtgggaggaggggaaaagatTTTCACTATTAATCTGTGtattttgcaacaaacgagGCAGACTCCTGTTTGTGTGTTGCTTTTATTCCCCACTTCCTCCTTGTGGCTTTAGTACAAAATCAGTTACTGCCAGCCAAATAAATATAATGATGTCCTTGATCCTAAATAATCAATGCCCTGTGAAAGGTAGTTTCTTTTTTGATTTGAGCAGTGTATATTGTACCCATGAAAGCAGGCAGGttataaaaaaaaggcaaataaatagTTGCAGTAATTAAACAAGCCATACATGTGCCTCTGGGTTACCTGAAAGTTCAGACTGACAGAGATTCTCCAGAATCTTCTCCAGGGAGAACAACTTGTGTATAAAGACTTCTCTAGGTTCTTCAGTTTGGGACAGATCACTGGGGAGGtttctttggtgttttttgCACAGTTGACATTTGCACTTAATGCAAACCCCAAAGGTCTTTGAAGCAGTGTAGATAGTGCAGACAGTTACTCTTGTAGTTGCCTTTCATTTGACTGGGAGCTTTGACTGAGTAAGGAATACAAGGCTGGGCCCAtgcaaagcagcagctcagctttgAAATCTAGTATGAAACTGGGCAGTGTTGTGCCATCAGGTGCTCTTCTCTCAGGTGGTTGTTTGCCTTGAAAATACTAcactctctctcccctctctctctctcccctctctctctctcccctctctctctctctcccctctctctctctcccctctctctctctcccctctctctctctcccctctctctctctcccctctctctctctcccctttctctctctcccctctctctctctcccctctctctctctcccctctctctctctcccctctctctctcccctctctctctctcccctctctctctctcccctctctctctctcccctctctctctctcccctctctctctcccccctctctctctcccccctctctctctcccccctctctctctcccccctctctctctcccccctctctctctcccctctctctctctcccctctctctctctcccctctctctctctcccctctctccccttctcaatctttttttccccagacttCTCTTGGGAAAGCACGACAAACTTTAGAGACTTGGCAGGTCCTGGTTACTGGCAGTAATTGCCCCCCGACAGCAAATGGAGGCCCTCATTTCTGTGTGTCAGCTTCCTCCCTAGCTGGGAACTATGTCTCAATATCTTCAGTTAATTTGTATTATTACTGACTTTATGCGGTTCTCAGTGTTATCAGAACAGCAGTATTGAATGCCCGGACTCAGGTCTGTGCCAAGAAAAATATTGACTTATTCTTCTGAGTCTGACTTAATTGTTCTGGAGTTTACAGTACGTGAGGgagtgttttattttgaaaaagagTTCTCAGAGTATAACGGTGCAAAAAGCTTTCCTTTATTCTGCAGTATCTTGTTAAAAGCCATTATTTTAGCTTCACTAATACACAAGATAACTGGCTTAACAAGCACATAAGATAACTGTCTGAATGTAGCCATAGACTGAAATCTCTCCAGTGCTGTGTGTTCATCCAGCAagtaggttgttttttttcctactgactCCTGCTGCTTTGTCAGTGGGTGGGAGggacaaaaaggaaattacttcTGATTGCTCTGTTTTCATGGTGCTGTGTGGCCCCAGTCTGACAGCTTTTAGGAAGACTTCAGTCTGCTTTGTCTTGTTCCTCAAACTTGAGAGTTTTgagtcatttttttcccctctgttttgGAATTGTTtatagtttttttaaaattcgtCCCATGACAAGAAACACTGTTTTGACTTCGGTGTTGATAGTCTGTATTGATGGGAAGAATGTCACGCTATGCTGAAGAATACCTAGAAAAGACTAATCACACTAAGAGTGGACACTTTTTTAGACATAAAAAAATGGCCCACACTTGCAAAAGCACTATGGACTGTTATGTAGGCTGGGTTGTTTCCTGTGAATGTTCTCTGTTGTTCTTAGACAGCCTGAGAGAGATGTGGTGTGTTCAAAGGATCTGTGAGTGTGCTGGAGCTCATTTGCATTGTAATGAAATAGGATTTGCCTTCTAAAATTCTAGCAGTGCTGTCAGAAATTGCTGATGAACTGATGATGGTTTAGAAGCTGGCATTTTGATACGGCTTCACAGCgaaaaagcaaagcacaatCTCAGTATCCAAAGGCTGAGTTTCTCATTGAATAATAAATTTTATAAAGGACTCCAGGATGGATTTATTGATGCATAGTATATTGCTGTGTGaaaagaaaggagggagaaTTCTGCTATAATGAAGAGTAGATGTATTTTAAGTAAGGGAATTCTATGGCCCTTTCTCTACTGTGAATAAATTCAATTCAGAATTTGTTAAGGTGGAGGGAGGTATTGGGGTGAGACACCTTCACCTTCCCTTCTGCTTTGATCCAACCAGGTTTGTTTTGGCTGAGGGATAGAAAAAACTCTGCAATAAGTGCTCATGTGGGTTTTTGTGGAAGAGAAGTAACAAAAGCTTGTTTGCCTAAAACAAATCCACAAAGTTTTAAGATTCTGGGGGAACATAGAAATGTGCAAGTATGCAGGATATTGAGCCAATCACTTTGAGCCAGTTTGATTTAGGTTTCAAGTGACTGAATTTCTACCCCAAAAGTTAGTCAGTGTTTCTGCAGTCAATAGGATGGTTTGCAGAGTAAGGTGAGTAGAATAATGAAGTCAGAATCTGGTCCTAAATAATTATGTTCTTGTCTGGTTTATGTATCAGTAGTTGGGTATTGCACAAGAACCTGAATGTTCCGGGCGGGCAGGGAAGCCCATTAATGTTGTAATGTAGGATACAAGATTAGGGTTGTATCCTAAGCCtagcttttaaattttctttgacatctggaaaaaaacccttatgaTATATTGTTGCAGCAAAATCTTTAAAGtcatttctctctcctttccctctaCCTCTTCCCATGCTTTTAGTTTACTCCTTTATTTGGAGAAGCGAATTGGAACCTCAGATCTGGAGAagttttaatgaagaaaaatcatTCAGCATCTCTTGCATTTGAAGAAAATCATCTGCACCTTGTAAATTATCCAACCTAGACATGAAGGAATGGGAGAAGAAACCCCTCTCTTCAGTGCTTCAACACACGGTTTAAATATGAATGGACAAACCTGTGATCTGGTCCTTGTGCTAGTAATTGTGGATTAATGCCAATATTAATCAGTCtttcaaagatgaaaaaaaaaccagagacaGAACTTCTCTTAGCTGTGCACTACACAGCAGTTGATTTCCATGGACGCCGCTGTTTTTATGTGAAATTCGAAAGGGTTGTTACCTCTCTTTGTGATGAAGTgccagcaccagctgcagggGAAGCAGGCCAGGTCTGAAACAGCAAGATGCTGCTGTGAATGAAGATACAGCAGTATTGCTGCTGAACTCTGCTGACTGGAGTGTGCTTGCCTGtgggcagtgcctgcagcaTCTGTTACACCCTGTGTTGCATTGTCCTGTGTGCAGTAAGTTACCTTCTGCTTCATAAGGACCCGTCCAGTGGTGAAATGTTTTTGCAACAGTGGGGAACAAACATTACATCCCCAAAATGCTCATTGTTCCTGTTCCTCCCTGTATTTATAATTCAGTCTGTCTGATTCCTATTATGTTACTTGTTGTAGATATAGTTATTTATTGTTCAGTGCTTGCATGCTGAAACAATGCCTGCAATTGTCTTCATATTGCAAGGGCTTGTGTGAATTGTACGTTTTGCACATATTGTGATTGCTGATTTGCTCTGCtgcacaaagaaagaaaactattgGGTAACAGTTGGAGGTGGGAGGGAGGAGTGGCTTCCCAGTCGGAAATGGAAGGATTACAAGACAGGATTTTAAATTACACATGTGCTAAACGAAGAAGC harbors:
- the ENC1 gene encoding ectoderm-neural cortex protein 1, whose translation is MSVSMHENRKSRASTGSINIYLFHKSSYADSVLTHLNLLRQQRLFTDVLLHAGNRSFPCHRAVLAACSRYFEAMFSGGLKESQDSEVNFHNSIHPEVLELLLDYAYSSRVIINEENAESLLEAGDMLEFQDIRDACAEFLEKNLHPTNCLGMLLLSDAHQCTKLYELSWRMCLSNFQSISKSEDFLQLPKDMVVQLLSSEELETEDERLVYESAINWVNYDLSKRHCYLPELLQTVRLALLPAIYLMENVAMEELITKQRKSKEIVEESIRCKLKILQNDGVVTSLCARPRKTGHSLFLLGGQTFMCDKLYLVDQKAKEIIPKADIPSPRKEFSACAIGCKVYITGGRGSENGVSKDVWVYDTLHEEWSKAAPMLVARFGHGSAELKHCLYVVGGHTAATGCLPASPSVSLKQVEQYDPVTNKWTMVAPLREGVSNAAVVSAKLKLFAFGGTSVSHDKLPKVQCYDQCENRWTVPATCPQPWRYTAAAVLGNQIFIMGGDTEFSACSAYKFNSEAYQWTKVGDVTAKRMSCHAVASGNKLYVVGGYFGIQRCKTLDCYDPTLDVWNSITTVPYSLIPTAFVSTWKHLPS